The genomic window CATTTTTCCGTCTTCATACCATTCTCTCCCTAAATATTCTCCACCTCTGATGTGAGCGATCGCATAAATGAATCCTCTGTCTAAAATCGATAATCTCACATTCGAAAAACTTGCATCAACAGTATGTCCGTAACTTCCGTAACCGTACAAAAGCAAAGGAGTGTCCGCAGATTTTTTCGTGTCTTTATGGTATACCAAAGAAATAGGAACCTTAGCTTCCCCGTCTCTTGAATCTGCCCAGATTCTTTCAGAAATATAATTTTCGGGAAGGAATTTTCCGCCCAAAACTTCCTGTTGTTTCAGGAGCTTTGTCGTTTTTTCTTGCATGTTGTATTCGTAAGTTGAGCTTGGTTGTGTCAGAGAAGTGTAACCGTAGCGCAAAACTTCTGTATCAAATTCAAGATTGACCCCGATATAAGCCGTATAAGTAGGATCTGAAAAAGGTAAATAGTGGGATTCCTGCGTTTTTTCGTCAATAATTTTTATTTGTAATAATCCTTCTTCTCTTTCTTCAAGTACCAGATAATGTTTAAAAATTTCAAAACCTTCCATTAGAACTTCCGGTCGATGCGGGATTACATCTACCCAGTTTTCCATTCCGCAGTTATCAATTTTTGTTTTTACAATCTTAAAATTGAAAGCATCGTCTGCATTGGTAATGATGTAAAATTCATCTTCATAATGTTCAACAGAATATTCTAAATCATCAATTCTTGGCTGAATGATTCTCCAGTCTGCAAAAACGTTGTCTGAAGGGATAAACCTGTGCTCGTCTGAAATCGTACTCGAACTTGCTATGAAAATGTATTCCAGAGATTTTGTTTTAAAAACATTCACGTCAAAAGTATCATCCTTTTCATGGAAAATTAAAACATCTTCTGAGGTGTCAGTCCCTAATTTGTGTCTGTATACCTGAAACGCACGTAAACTATCATCTTTTCTGATATAAAAAATGTGTTCGTTGTCGTTTGCCCAGACTGCTTTTCCTGTTGTATTAAGGATTTTATCGTCAAGAATTTCTCCTGTTTTTAAATCTTTAAAATTAATCGAGTAAATTCTTCGGCTTACATTATCGGTAGAGAATGAAGCCAGTTTATTATTCGGAGAAACGGCAACGCTTCCTACTTCGAAATAATTTTCTCCTTCTGCTAAAATATTAACATCAAGAACGATTTCTTCTTCGTTGTCTAAACTTTTATATTTTCTGCAAAAAATGGGATACTCTTT from Chryseobacterium camelliae includes these protein-coding regions:
- a CDS encoding S9 family peptidase, with the protein product MKAPQAKKIEKTLEIHGDKRVDNYFWLNERENPEVIKYLEEENAYADFIMKDTEQLQEDLFEEMKARYKKDDESLPYFFNEYWYMVRYEEGKEYPIFCRKYKSLDNEEEIVLDVNILAEGENYFEVGSVAVSPNNKLASFSTDNVSRRIYSINFKDLKTGEILDDKILNTTGKAVWANDNEHIFYIRKDDSLRAFQVYRHKLGTDTSEDVLIFHEKDDTFDVNVFKTKSLEYIFIASSSTISDEHRFIPSDNVFADWRIIQPRIDDLEYSVEHYEDEFYIITNADDAFNFKIVKTKIDNCGMENWVDVIPHRPEVLMEGFEIFKHYLVLEEREEGLLQIKIIDEKTQESHYLPFSDPTYTAYIGVNLEFDTEVLRYGYTSLTQPSSTYEYNMQEKTTKLLKQQEVLGGKFLPENYISERIWADSRDGEAKVPISLVYHKDTKKSADTPLLLYGYGSYGHTVDASFSNVRLSILDRGFIYAIAHIRGGEYLGREWYEDGKMLFKKNTFFDFIDAGKFLIKENYTSSKHLYAMGGSAGGLLVGAVVNYEPNLFNGIVAQVPFVDVISTMLDETIPLTTGEYDEWGNPNDEEYYHYMKSYSPYDNVEAKDYPHMLITTGLHDSQVQYWEPAKWTAKLRELKTDDNLLIFKTDMSAGHGGASGRFESLKEDALEYAFLLKLENKKDD